The DNA sequence TCTGTTTGTGTGCGTTCAGTAAGCCTTTTCCATCTCACGGTGCACGGTCGAGGACGCCGCAGGTCCGAGTCGAGGGCGCGGTCCGAGTCGGCACGGAAACCAGGCTCAGTCGTCTCGGCCGGTCCTCGCCGGCGCCCCGTCCTGGGAACGCGGGTGGCCGTGCTCGGGCGGCGCCGGGGCGTCGTGGTGACGGTGGTCGCCCTGAAGATGGTCGCTCTGGAGGTCGTCGCCTTGAACGTGCTCGCCCTGAAGGTCGTCGCTCTGGAGCTCACCGCCCTGGACGGTCTCGTGACGAGGGCTGTCGTGCGCAAGCAGGTGGACTTCGGTGAGCATGTCGTCCACAGCCACGGAGTCGGTGGGGGCCGGGTGGACGTCACCGGCCGCGCGGGGTACCGCGGCGAGGGCCGGGTGGCTCGGCCACCACACGGCGGGGCCCACGTCCAGGGCGAGCGCCGGCACCAGCACCGAGCGGACGACGAGCGTGTCGAGCAGTACCCCGAAAGACACCAGAAAGCCGACCGCGGCGAGCTGAACCAGAGGGAAGATCATAAGTACCGCGAAGGTGGCGGCGAGAACGACTCCTGCCGAGGTAATCACCCCGCCGGTTACCGCCAGTCCGCGGCGGACGCCCGCAGCGTGCCCGATCTGCCCCGCCTCTTCCCTCACCCGGGTCATCAGAAAGATGTTGTAGTCGACGCCGAGCGCCACCAGGAAGATGAAACCGACCAGCGGGAGCGCCGGGTCGATGCCGGGGAAATGGAAGAGGTAGCGGAAGGCCAAAGCGCTCGCGCCAAGAGCGGCGAAGAACGACAGCACAACCGTGGCCATGAGCAGGACCGGTGCCACGATCGCTCGCAGCAGCAGCCCGAGGATCAGCAGGACCACCAGGAGGACGACCGGGATGATCACGCCGCGGTCGCGTATCGCGGCGTCGCGCACGTCGAGGTTCACCGCGGTGTTCCCGCCGACCAGGGCGTCGGCGCCGGGTACCGCGTGGACCGCGGTGCGGAGAGCCTCCACGGAGTGGAACGAGTCGGTGCTGTCGGGCGGTGAGTCGAGCACCACCAGAAACTGCACCAGCTCGGACGTCCGACCGCTTTCAGTCGCTCCGACCACTCCGGGCGTCGCGCGGACCGCGGCGGCCACCTCGTCCGCGTGAGCGACGTTCGCGACGACGAACGTGGGCGCTGTGACGCCCGGGGGGAAGCTCTGCTCGGCGAGGTGCTGACCCTTGACGGATTCCACCTCGTTGCGGAAGGCCTGGTCCTGGCGTAGCACGCCGGGAAGCACGCTCATGCCGATGACCAGCGCGCCCAGGACAGCCGCCGTCGCCAGCCAGATGCGGCGCGGGTGCCGGGCGATCGCGGCGCCGGTCCTGGCCCAGAAACCGGTTCGCTCGATCTGTTCGATGTGCTCGGGCTTGCCCAGCTCCGGTACGAACGGCCAGAACAGACGCCGACCGCCGACCACCATCGCCGCCGGGAGCAGCGTCAGCATGGTCACCACCGCGACGAGGATCCCGAGCGCGCAGACCGGACCGAGCCCGCGGTGCGAGTTCAACGTGCCGAGCAGCAGACAGAGCATGCCGATGATCACAGTTCCGGCGGAGGCCAGAATCGCCGGCCCGGCTCGGTGCAGCGCTATCCGCATGGCGGCGGCGGGCTCGGCGTGTCTGGTCAGTTCCTCTCGATATCGCGCGATGAGCAGCAGCGCGTAGTCGGTGCCCGCACCGAAGACGAGTACCCGCAGCATGCCCGAGCTCTGGCCGTTGACCGTGAGATCGGCGTGCTTGGCCAGCAGGTAGATCAGGCCGGCGGCCATCTGGTCGGCGATACCGACCGAAAGCAACGGCACGATCCAGAGGAACGGGCTGCGATAGACCACGAGCAGAATCACAGCCACGATGGACGCAGTGACGAGCAGCAGCGCGTCCTCAATTTTCGAGAACACGTCGTAGGTGTCGGCAAGGAGGCCGGCCGGGCCCGTGACGGCGATGGTGAGGCCGGGGTTCTCCGTGGCGGTGTGCTCGGCGATCTCCCGCATCTTCTGGACGTTTGCGGTGAAGCGGTCGGCGTCCTTGTCCTGCGGCATCGGGACTGTGATCAGTGCTGCCCGCCGATCACCTGACGGAATGACCGCGGGTAGCTGGGTCGTCGCGAACCCCCGCAACTCCGTGCGCAGGGTGTCGGCGGCGGCCAGATCTTGGTCGGTCAGCGTGGTGTCACGGTGCAGAACGACCACCGCAGGTACGGAGTCCCCACCGGGAAGTTTTTTCTGCGCTTCCAGCAGACGGGTCGACTCGGCATCCTTGGGAAGGAATGCGGAGGCATTGTTGGTCTGTGCCTCGGTGAGCTTGAAGGCGAGCGGACTGATTGCTATGCCGGCCAGCAGCCAGCACGCGACGATCAGCCAGGGGAACAGCCGCGTTGAACGCGCGGCGGCGCGACGCGGCCGGATCATGCGGTGCCCTCTCCTTCGGTCTCCTCGCCGATGCTGCCAGCTCGGAGCGTCTCGCGCGCGTCGCGTTCGATGATCTGTCCGCGCGATCAGGGGGAAGTGGCGGCCGACTGTGACGGAATGTGTGCAGGTGATGGCCGGATGTGGTGGAGGGGTCGTAATTAGCTGACAATCTGCGCCCCGTCAAGGGCGGTACCGGGTTCCTGATCCGGCGGACTGCTGTCCCGACAACGACCCACCACATCGACCGACGGCGGCATTTTCTGCGGCATTGTGGAAGAAGGACGCCGTGGCCCGTCGCGGGGCGTGGTGAAATCTTCCGGCTCGACCATCAGAATTCGGGCCGCCGTTGTCAGGGGGTCTGACTGATGGTTGTGTGGGGCGCCGGTCGGCGACTGGCGGATTCCTTGCCCCTCGATGGCGCGGACACGGTTACGGGCCGCCGGGACTCCGCGGCGGGGCCATGGCGTCGTGGATCCGCGGCCCTCGCCCGTGGCGGTCTGGTGATTGCCGTCGCGGCATTGCTGGCGTCCTGCCAGGGCGGTGATCTCACCGCGTTCAATCCGCCGGGACCGCCTGGCGCCACCGGCACGCCACCTGCTGTCCCGGCGTCGCCCGCGTCCGCCGAGGTGCCGCTGGACGCCGAAGACTACGTCCTGATGGAAGGGGCAATCACAACTGGTTTCACGGCTTCTCCGCCCGACGCGGGGTCAAATTCGGAGGATATTTCGCTGGGTTCGGTCGGGCAGTGCCTCGGCATTTCGGACGATCATCTCGACGACTATCAGGACACCGCCGACGGTCCTAAGTTCACCAGCGAAGCCGACGCCATCGTGGCGATATCCTCAACCGCGTCGATCGTGTCCACCGAGACGGCTGCCGCCCATCTCGAGCTCCTCAACAATCCGCGGTTCGGCGAGTGCTTCGGCCAGGCGATCCAGCAGCAGTTCGACGCTGTCTCCGAGCCTGGAAGCGAGATCAAGGTCGTCGCGGTCGAGACGCCGCAGGCCCCCTCCGGGGCACGCGTGCTGCTGCGGATGAGCGTGAGTGTGAAGGCTGGCGGCGAAACGCTCGGACTCGTCCTGGACAGCCTCTTCCTCATCGAAGGACGGGTCGAGGTGATCGTGACCTACTCGAATGTCGACAACAACCCGGCGGATGTTCACCTGCAGCGGATCACGGACCAGATCGCCGGCAGGCTCCAGCTCCAGTAGGGAGGTGCCAGCCCGGCCGGCAGGCTCCAGCCGGGGCCAGCAGGCGCTGGCAGGCGCTGGCAGGCGCTGGCAGGCGCTGGCAGGGCTGGTGCGCGGGCCGGCCCGTTGGACACCGTCGATCAGCGTGACGCCCAGGCCGCCGCGATCTCGGCGGCCACCGCCACGTTGTTCCGCACGACAGCGATGTTGACCTCAAGGCTCGCACCGGCGGTCTCGGTGTGGAAGGTCTCCAGCAGGAACGGGGTGACGGCCTTGCCGCGCAGGCCGAGCTCGTCCGCCTGCTGCAGCGCGGTGCGCAGAACGTCGTCGTGGATGGCCTCGTCGAGAGCCTGACCTGCCGGCACCGGGTTCGCGACGACGATCGCGGACCTCAGGCCGAGGCGATCTCTGACCGCCATGGCCTCCGCCACCTGCGCGGCGCCATCCACCTGCCAGTCGAGCCGATGGCCGGTGGTGGGGAGGTAGAAGCCGGGAAAGTCCGAGGTGCGCCAGCCCAGCAACGTGACCCCGAACGTCTCGAGGCGTTCGATGGTCGCGTCGACGTCCAGGATGGATTTGACGCCCGCGGCTACGACGGTGATCGGTGTGGCGGCCAACGTCGGCAGGTCCGCGGACTCGTCGAAGGTCTCGGCCGCGCCCCGGTGCACGCCGCCGAGGCCGCCGGTGGCGAACACCCGGATTCCCACCCGGGCGGCCAGCACGGAGGTGGCCGCGACCGTCGTGGCGCAGGTGAGACCCAGCGCCGCGGCGGCCGGCAGATCGCGTACGGATGCCTTTGCGACTCCGGGGTCGCCGGCGATACGCCCGAGCGTGTCGTCATCCAGCCCCACGGTGGGCACGCCGTCGATCACGGCCACCGTGGCGGGGGTGATGCCACGGTCGCGCAGCATCGCTTCCAGCTCCACCGCTACGGCCCGGTTGCGGGGGCGCGGCAGCCCATGGGCGATCAGGGTGGACTCCAGCGCGACCACCGGCGAGCCGGCGGCCAGCGCGGCCTCGACCTCGACGGAAACCGACAGACCTGCAACCTCCCGCGCCACCCGTCGACCCTACGCGGAGGGGGCCGGAGGGACTGGCGCGGGAGGCCCGGTCAGATCAGATGGCTGGCGCGCCGACTGCGGGATGCACGGTCAGCGCCGACCGCTTCGGGTCGACGTCGACAACGACCTCGTTGCCGTCCCTGATCTCACCGGCGAGGATCTCGCGGGCGAGCTGGTCCCCGATCGAGGTCTGAACCAGCCGGCGCAGCGGCCGCGCCCCGTAGACCGGGTCGTAGCCAGCGTCGGCGAGCCAGCCCTTCGCGGCGTCGCTGACGGTGAGATCGATGCGGCGGTCGGCGAGCCGCCGCCGAAGCCTGTCGATCTGGATGTCGACGATCCGCGTGAGGTCCTCCCGCCCCAGCTGCTCGAAGACCAGGACGTCGTCGAGCCGGTTGAGGAACTCCGGCTTGAAGGCATCCCGCACGGCCACCATGACCGAATCCCGGCGCACCTGCGGAGGCAGCGTCGGGTCGGCGATGAAGGCCGATCCGAGGTTCGAGGTGAGGATCAGGATCGTGTTCCGGAAATCGACCGTGCGCCCCTGGCCGTCGGTCAGCCGCCCGTCGTCGAGGACGGCGAGCAGCACGTCGAAGACGTCCGGATGGGCCTTCTCGACCTCGTCGAGAAGGATCACGCTGTACGGGCGGCGTCGGATCGCCTCGGTGAGCTGACCGCCCGACTCGAAGCCGACATACCCCGGAGGAGCGCCGATCAGCCGTGCCACCGAGTGCTTCTCGGCGTACTCGCTCATGTCGATGCGCACGACCGCCCGCTCGTCGTCGAACAGGAAGTCAGCCACCGCCTTCGCCAGTTCGGTCTTGCCGACACCGGTCGGCCCGAGGAACAGGAACGAGCCGGTAGGCCGGTCCGGGTCGGCGATGCCGGCCCGTGCACGGCGGACCGCGTCCGACACGATGCGCACGGCGTCGTCCTGCCCGATCACCCGGCGGTGCAACTCCTCCTCCATCCGCAGGAGCTTGGCGGTCTCGCCCTCGAGCATGCGACCGGCGGGAATGCCCGTCCAGGAGGCGACGACCTCGGCGACATCGTCCGGACCGACCTCCTCGCTGAGCATCGCGCCGCCGGGGGAGTCGGAGCCGGCGAGCGCGTCCGTCGCCGCCGCGAGCCGCTTCTCCAACGTCGGGATGGTGCCGTAGCGCAGCTCGCCGGCCTTGGCGAGATCGAGGTCGCGCTCCGCCATCTCGGCCGCGCGGCGGGCGTTCTCCAGCTCTTCCTTGATCTTCTGGACCTCGGAGATCGAGTTCTTCTCGCGCTGCCAGCGCGCGGTCAGCGCGGAGAGCTCCTCGCGCTTCTCGGCGAGCTCCCGCTGCAGCCGCTCCCGCCGCTGCCGGGAGGCGTCGTCGTTCTCCTTCGACAGCGCCATGTCCTCGATCTCGAGCCGGCGCACCGCGCGCTCGAGCTCGTCGACCGCGACCGGCCGGCTGTCGATCTCCATCCGCAGCCGGGAGGCGGCCTCGTCGACCAGGTCGATCGCCTTGTCCGGCAGGAAGCGGGCCGTGACATAGCGGTCGGAGAGCGTGGCCGCGGCGACCAGCGCGGAGTCGGTGATCCGCACGCCGTGGTGGACCTCGTAGCGCTCCTTGAGCCCGCGCAGGATGCCGATGGTGTCCTCCACCGAGGGCTCCCCGACCATGACGGGCTGGAAACGACGCTCCAACGCCGGATCCTTCTCGATCCGGGACCGGTATTCGTCCAGCGTCGTCGCGCCGATCATGCGCAGCTCGCCGCGGGCCAGCATCGGCTTGAGCATGTTGCCCGCGTCCATCGCGCCTTCGGCCGCGCCGGCGCCCACGACGGTGTGCAACTCGTCGATGAAGGTGATGATCTGGCCTTCGGCCTCGCGGATCTCGGTGAGCACCGAGGTGAGCCGCTCCTCGAACTCGCCGCGCAGCTTCGAGCCGGCGACCATCGACCCCAGGTCGAGGGAGACGATCCGCCGGCCGCGCAGGGATTCGGGAACATCGCCGGCGGCGACCCGCAGGGCGAGCCCCTCGACGATCGCGGTCTTGCCGACGCCTGGCTCACCGATCAGGACGGGATTGTTCTTGGTGCGCCGGGAGAGCACCTGCACCACGCGGCGGATCTCGGTGTCTCGACCGATCACCGGGTCGAGCTTGCCCTCCCGCGCCCGCGCGGTGAGATCGATGGAGTACTTCTCCAGCGCGCGGTAGGCCCCCTCGGGATCACGGCTGGTCACGCGCCGGGCACCGCCGCGCACGCGGTCGAACGCGCCGCGCAGGGCATCCGCGGTGGCCCCCGTGTCGGCGAGGATGCGCGAGGCCTCGCCGCCTTCCTCGGCCAGCGCCACGACGAGGTGCTCGACCGAGATGTACTCGTCGCCCATCCGCGCGGCCTGCCGCTCGGCGTTGTTGAGCACGGCGACGAGCTGGCGCGAGAGCTGAGGCGGCGCGACGTTGGCCCCGGCCGCTCGTGGGAGCCGGCCGACCGCGGCTTCTGCGCGCGAGCGGACCGCCGCCGCGTCGGCGCCCACGGCGTCGAGCAGTGCGGCGCCGACACCGTCATGCGCTTCCAGCAGCGCGGTCAGCAGGTGCAGTGGGTCGACGAGCGGGGATCCGTCGCCGGTGGCACGGCTGATCGCGGAGGACAGCGCCTCCTGCGAGCGGGCGGTGAGACGGTCAGCGTTCATGGCGATCCCAGTGTCTCGGAGCGATCCGGTGTCAGGCGGCTCCGGTGGTGCCGGACCCGCGTGATTGGTCCTGTGTCGGCGGGGTCGGTCGACTCCGCTCTTCTCCGGTAATGACACTCAGCATACCTGAGTCATTCCCACTCAACTCTTAACTGCTGGTGGTGCTGCTGCTGTGTCGGTGGCCGGACGTCGGTGTCGGCAGCGGTGGCGATGCTGGTGGTGCTGGTGGCCGGACGTCAGCGGCGGTGGCCGGGACGCCAGACCACTACCGCACCGCGTTCGATGGGAACGAGGTCACGTCGATGGCTCGCGTGCGCCTCGGCGACCCGTCGGTCGGCCTCGACACGGGCCGCGGCGAGCTCTTCGGCGAGCTGGCGAACCTGGGCCTGCAGCGCGACGACCTGCGCTCCGAGATGGAGGATCTGCCGGATGCCCTCCAGGTTGACGCCCTCCTCCTGGGAGAGTCGCTGTACCTCGCGGAGCAGGGCGACATCGCGGGCGGAGTAGCGCCGACCACGACCTGCGGTGCGCCCTGGCGTCACCAGGCCGAGCCGGTCATAGGACCGCAGCGTCTGCGGATGCATGCCGGCGAGCTGCGCCGCGATGGAGATCACATAGACCGGCGCGTCATCGTCGTGGGCAGGGCCGGCAGTGGGACCGGGGGGCTGGTAATAACCGGTGCCCTGTCCGTCCCCGGGATGCGGGGGAGCCTGCGGCCTGCCGGCGGCCTGGCCGCCAGATGGCATGCCGGTACCCGATCGGGATCGGTCACTGGACCCGCGCGCCGCCTGGGGCGGATCGGACGTACGGTTCGGGCGCGCGTTCATGACCGGCCCTCCATCTGGGCTATCAGGGCTTCACGGGGATCCTCGGGATGTGCCCGCGCGAACTCCTGGAGCGCGGTGCGTGCCTTCGGGGAGAGCTCGGACGGTCGGGGAACCGTCACCTCGAGGGTCACGATGAGGTCGCCGTTCTCTCCGCCGGGGCGGGGCACACCACGACCGCGGGCACGCAGCCGCCGGCCGCTCGACGTCCCGGGCGGCACCTTCACGGTCAACGGTGTCCCGTCGATGGTGGGCACCTTCACCGAGGCGCCGAGCGCGGCCTCGGTGATCGTCACCGGCAGGATGATGGTCAGGTTGTGACCCTCCCGCCCGAAGACCGGGTGGCTCTGGACATGCACGGTGACCTCAAGATCACCTGCTGCTCCGCCGCGCTCCCCCGGGGAGCCGCGTCCACGCACGCGCAGACGCTGGCCGTTACTGACTCCCGCCGGAATCCGGATCCGCTGCTCGCGTTCGCGGCGGCCGGTTCCGTGGCAGTCCGGGCACGGGTGGTCGATGAGACTGCCCTTGCCCAGGCAGTCCCGACACGGCTCGGAGAGCGCGAAACCGCCCTGGGAGCGGGAGATCACACCGAGACCTCGGCAGACCGGGCAGGTCCGCGGCGTGGTTCCCGGCCTCGCGGCGGTTCCACCGCAGGTCGTACAGGTCGCAGCCCCCGGCAGCCGCACCGTTGCCTCGAGACCGGTCAGCGACTTCTCGAACGAGATGGTCACCTCGGCCGCGATGTCGGCGCCACGGCGGGGGGCCCGGCCGGGGGCTGACCGCTGGAAGAGATTGTCGAAGATCCCGCCGAGGCCACCCCCGCCGCTGCCGTTCAGGAGATCATCGAGATTGATCCCGGAGGTCGGCCCGTAGCCGCCCGGGGCACCGAACCCGCCCATGCCACCGCGCCCGCCGCCCGCGCCCGGGTAGGCCCCGGAAGCGAACAACGCGCGCGCCTCGTCGTACTCACGACGCCGGGTCTCGTCAGAGAGGACGTCGTAGGCTTCGGAGACCTCCTTGAACCGCGCCTCGGCCTTGAGATCCCCGGGGTTCTTGTCCGGGTGCAGCTCGCGGGCAAGCTTGCGGTACGCCTTTTTGATGTCGGCCGCGGACGCGTCCTTGGGGACACCGAGAGCGGCGTAGTAGTCCTTCTCGACCATGTCGCGAACACTCACGGCGCCCCTCCTTCCGTCTTGATCGAGCCCGGCACGCGGGCGTCGGAAGCGTCCGGGCGTGCGGAGCCACCCGGCCGCCGGTCAGGTCGGAGCGGGCCGACCCGCCCGACGCGAGGCGTCGGGCGGGAGGCACGCGAGCGGTCGATCGGCATGCTTCTAGTAGGCCATCTCTTCAGTCGGCGCTGACGGTCGGGCCCCCGCGGTCCGGCCCGGGAATGCTGCCGGTGTCGTCCGGCACGGAAGCGTGCTCCCTCCCGGGAGACGCGCCGGGCACCGGCTGACCCTCGTCCGCACGTGTCCCGATGGGCCCGGTATCGCCGGCCTGGACCGATCCGCCCTCATACCCGCTCCCGTCGACGTCCGCGCCGGCGGCGCCGCCCTCGTCGGATGGCTCGGCGACCGCTACCTGCGCGGCCCGCAGCACCGTGTTTCCGCGCCGATAGCCCGCGCGGAAGATCTCAACGCAGGTCGTCTCGGAAACGTCCGACCGGTAGGAGTGCAGCAGAGCGTGGTGCAGGTGTGGGTCGAATGCCTCGCCCGGGGTTCCGAAGCGCTCCAGGCCGGTCGACTCCAGCGCCGCTTCCAGGGACTCGGCGATGGCCTTGAACGGGCCTTCGAGATCGCCGTGGTCCCGCGCGCGACCGATGTCGTCGAGAACCCCGAGCAGGGCGGTCAGCAGCTTGGAGACCGCCTGGTCGCCGGCCGCCTCACGCTCCCGGGTCGCCCGGCGCCGGTAGTTGTCGAACTCGGCCTTCAGCCGCTGCAGGTCGGCCGTCCGCTCGCCGAGCTGCTCGTGCAGCGAAGCGACCAGCTCGGTGTCACCGACGCCGACGCCAGGGACACCGGCCGAGGCCGGGCCGGCAGGCTCGGCGCCAGCGGCGGCCTGGCCGGCCCCGGCGCGGACCTGGCCCGTCTCCGGATCGATGCGGCGCCTGTCCTTGACGATGGGCTCCTCCGGGCCGCCGTCCCCGCCGGCCCGGCTGTGGTCCAGCCGGTGCTCGTCGTGGGAAGGGGTCACTTCGGGTCCTCCTCGTCGACGATCTCGGCGTCAACCACGTCGTCGTCGGTCTGGCCCGCGCCCGGAGCACCCGGGCCGGCCTGCGCACTGGCGGCCTGGGCGTACATCGATTCGCCCATGGCCTGGCTGGCCTTGGTGAGCTCGTCCGCCGCCTCGCGGATGGCGGCGATGTCGGTCCCGGCGACCGCCCCGCGCAGCGTGCCGAGCTTCTCCTCGACGTCGGACTTCACGGTAGCGTCGATCTTGTCGCCGTTCTCGGCCAGGAAGCGCTCCGTGGAGTACACCAGCGACTCGGCCCGGTTACGGGTCTCGGCCTCCTCGCGGCGCTGACGGTCCTCCTCCGCGTACTGCTCCGCGTCCTGCACCATGCGGTTGATGTCGTCCTTCGGCAGCGCCGAGCCGCCGGTGATCGTCATCGACTGCTCC is a window from the Parafrankia irregularis genome containing:
- a CDS encoding MMPL family transporter, giving the protein MIRPRRAAARSTRLFPWLIVACWLLAGIAISPLAFKLTEAQTNNASAFLPKDAESTRLLEAQKKLPGGDSVPAVVVLHRDTTLTDQDLAAADTLRTELRGFATTQLPAVIPSGDRRAALITVPMPQDKDADRFTANVQKMREIAEHTATENPGLTIAVTGPAGLLADTYDVFSKIEDALLLVTASIVAVILLVVYRSPFLWIVPLLSVGIADQMAAGLIYLLAKHADLTVNGQSSGMLRVLVFGAGTDYALLLIARYREELTRHAEPAAAMRIALHRAGPAILASAGTVIIGMLCLLLGTLNSHRGLGPVCALGILVAVVTMLTLLPAAMVVGGRRLFWPFVPELGKPEHIEQIERTGFWARTGAAIARHPRRIWLATAAVLGALVIGMSVLPGVLRQDQAFRNEVESVKGQHLAEQSFPPGVTAPTFVVANVAHADEVAAAVRATPGVVGATESGRTSELVQFLVVLDSPPDSTDSFHSVEALRTAVHAVPGADALVGGNTAVNLDVRDAAIRDRGVIIPVVLLVVLLILGLLLRAIVAPVLLMATVVLSFFAALGASALAFRYLFHFPGIDPALPLVGFIFLVALGVDYNIFLMTRVREEAGQIGHAAGVRRGLAVTGGVITSAGVVLAATFAVLMIFPLVQLAAVGFLVSFGVLLDTLVVRSVLVPALALDVGPAVWWPSHPALAAVPRAAGDVHPAPTDSVAVDDMLTEVHLLAHDSPRHETVQGGELQSDDLQGEHVQGDDLQSDHLQGDHRHHDAPAPPEHGHPRSQDGAPARTGRDD
- a CDS encoding pseudouridine-5'-phosphate glycosidase → MAREVAGLSVSVEVEAALAAGSPVVALESTLIAHGLPRPRNRAVAVELEAMLRDRGITPATVAVIDGVPTVGLDDDTLGRIAGDPGVAKASVRDLPAAAALGLTCATTVAATSVLAARVGIRVFATGGLGGVHRGAAETFDESADLPTLAATPITVVAAGVKSILDVDATIERLETFGVTLLGWRTSDFPGFYLPTTGHRLDWQVDGAAQVAEAMAVRDRLGLRSAIVVANPVPAGQALDEAIHDDVLRTALQQADELGLRGKAVTPFLLETFHTETAGASLEVNIAVVRNNVAVAAEIAAAWASR
- the clpB gene encoding ATP-dependent chaperone ClpB; its protein translation is MNADRLTARSQEALSSAISRATGDGSPLVDPLHLLTALLEAHDGVGAALLDAVGADAAAVRSRAEAAVGRLPRAAGANVAPPQLSRQLVAVLNNAERQAARMGDEYISVEHLVVALAEEGGEASRILADTGATADALRGAFDRVRGGARRVTSRDPEGAYRALEKYSIDLTARAREGKLDPVIGRDTEIRRVVQVLSRRTKNNPVLIGEPGVGKTAIVEGLALRVAAGDVPESLRGRRIVSLDLGSMVAGSKLRGEFEERLTSVLTEIREAEGQIITFIDELHTVVGAGAAEGAMDAGNMLKPMLARGELRMIGATTLDEYRSRIEKDPALERRFQPVMVGEPSVEDTIGILRGLKERYEVHHGVRITDSALVAAATLSDRYVTARFLPDKAIDLVDEAASRLRMEIDSRPVAVDELERAVRRLEIEDMALSKENDDASRQRRERLQRELAEKREELSALTARWQREKNSISEVQKIKEELENARRAAEMAERDLDLAKAGELRYGTIPTLEKRLAAATDALAGSDSPGGAMLSEEVGPDDVAEVVASWTGIPAGRMLEGETAKLLRMEEELHRRVIGQDDAVRIVSDAVRRARAGIADPDRPTGSFLFLGPTGVGKTELAKAVADFLFDDERAVVRIDMSEYAEKHSVARLIGAPPGYVGFESGGQLTEAIRRRPYSVILLDEVEKAHPDVFDVLLAVLDDGRLTDGQGRTVDFRNTILILTSNLGSAFIADPTLPPQVRRDSVMVAVRDAFKPEFLNRLDDVLVFEQLGREDLTRIVDIQIDRLRRRLADRRIDLTVSDAAKGWLADAGYDPVYGARPLRRLVQTSIGDQLAREILAGEIRDGNEVVVDVDPKRSALTVHPAVGAPAI
- a CDS encoding heat shock protein transcriptional repressor HspR, which gives rise to MNARPNRTSDPPQAARGSSDRSRSGTGMPSGGQAAGRPQAPPHPGDGQGTGYYQPPGPTAGPAHDDDAPVYVISIAAQLAGMHPQTLRSYDRLGLVTPGRTAGRGRRYSARDVALLREVQRLSQEEGVNLEGIRQILHLGAQVVALQAQVRQLAEELAAARVEADRRVAEAHASHRRDLVPIERGAVVVWRPGHRR
- the dnaJ gene encoding molecular chaperone DnaJ codes for the protein MSVRDMVEKDYYAALGVPKDASAADIKKAYRKLARELHPDKNPGDLKAEARFKEVSEAYDVLSDETRRREYDEARALFASGAYPGAGGGRGGMGGFGAPGGYGPTSGINLDDLLNGSGGGGLGGIFDNLFQRSAPGRAPRRGADIAAEVTISFEKSLTGLEATVRLPGAATCTTCGGTAARPGTTPRTCPVCRGLGVISRSQGGFALSEPCRDCLGKGSLIDHPCPDCHGTGRREREQRIRIPAGVSNGQRLRVRGRGSPGERGGAAGDLEVTVHVQSHPVFGREGHNLTIILPVTITEAALGASVKVPTIDGTPLTVKVPPGTSSGRRLRARGRGVPRPGGENGDLIVTLEVTVPRPSELSPKARTALQEFARAHPEDPREALIAQMEGRS
- the grpE gene encoding nucleotide exchange factor GrpE; translation: MTPSHDEHRLDHSRAGGDGGPEEPIVKDRRRIDPETGQVRAGAGQAAAGAEPAGPASAGVPGVGVGDTELVASLHEQLGERTADLQRLKAEFDNYRRRATREREAAGDQAVSKLLTALLGVLDDIGRARDHGDLEGPFKAIAESLEAALESTGLERFGTPGEAFDPHLHHALLHSYRSDVSETTCVEIFRAGYRRGNTVLRAAQVAVAEPSDEGGAAGADVDGSGYEGGSVQAGDTGPIGTRADEGQPVPGASPGREHASVPDDTGSIPGPDRGGPTVSAD